Genomic DNA from Desulfonema ishimotonii:
TGCGGAGCCGGGCGGAACTATGGGGAGATTGATCAGGCCTTCTCTGACCTGCTGGGGGAAATGGATGAACGCTACCAGAGATACCCGGACAACTACAAAACCGTATCCGTTCTGATAGATGAATTCAGCCTGCTGTTTCGGAAATGCCGGAACGCCAAAGAATTTCTTGAAAGCGGTATGACGGAATTCCGAAAGGTGGGCTTACGGCTTGTCATATGCACACACAGCCTTCAGGCCCGGTATGTCAATATGAAGGGCGGTATGGACATGATGAACGGCGTTGAAAAGCTCCTGCTTCGATATGCCCAGGGCGAACGCTGGGGGGAGTTGTCCAAATACAAGGGCCATGTGGCCAGGTGCATTCTGCCGGGGCCATATGTTCACGGATCAGGGGCACGTCACACCGGCACGGGGGATTTAAACCCAAATAAACACAGGGGGGAGAGAGAGCGCCACGACAACCACGACAGATACGACGCCATGACGCCGGACCCCTGTCTTATTCCCGATATGAATCAGGATCTGTATATCTTTGACCCGGACCCGGAACCAGTGAGGCGCGTTTATGAATCCCACCGGGAAAAGATGATGGTGGAAATGTACGAGGCCGGGCACTCCCTGAACAGCATTGCAAAGGCGGTCTGGGGATCATCCAACGGCAGAAGAACCAAACAGATAAAGGGGGTGCTGACACAGTTTAAGCTGTTGTGACTGTTATAAAAAACGCTTTCACGGGATAGGGCCGGGCCGATCACCCGGAACCGAAAAGGCTGCATACCTGGGCAGCTTTCCCGCGATTTTACCAACCAGGGCCATAGCAGGAAATGGATAATGGAAAATATCGAAAAAATTCTGTCTCAGAACATGGATAAACCTCTGAAGGATATTGTTGAAGAAAACAAAGAAGCTTTTGAAGTAGCCAAAGAAGCTTTTGAAGAGGCGTTGCCAAAATTTACAGAGGACATGTCTTTGTTTCTCAGGGCGGGGTTATACGGGGCGGAGTATAAGCGCACGGGCAATATCATTTTTGTGTTGAAAATGATGACGTCATTCAGGGAAGCAGGCAAGGACATTCCCGCAAAACTTGTTAATATTATTGGCGATATGGCAGAAAGGATGATGGCCGTTTTTGAAGAGGACACGTCAATAAAGGCGACGGGAAAGCGATTTGAAAATTTAGTGACGGATACTTTTTTCGGCAATGACAAAGGGGCGACGAACGCCAGGGAATATCAGGATTATGAAAAATATAAAATCTACCAAGATGTTGAAGACACACGGAAAAAGATAAAGACGGGGGAGATTGAGAAGGGAACAGACGCTTATGAGATTGTGGGAAAAAGGCGGGGAATGTCAGAGCATACGATTAAGAAATATCATCAGGAATGGAAGAAAAAGGCAAATCTCACCATATCCGAATACGTTGAATATCATAAAAAACAATAGGTTATAGAAAAGGATACGGAATTGCGCAAAAACATATCTATACTTTTCTAATTCTATTCCCTATATTTTTAGCATCACAAAGCGACACAGAGAAGAGGATATAATATATTATGAAAAAAGGAGCTTATATGACAAAATCAGACTTAATAGAAAAACTCAGATTAGAATTACCGGCAATGTGGGAGAGAATAAGAACTGATGAACTGACAGGGGGCGTATGCCGTTCCCGGACACTGGCAAACAAGATGAGCCTGGGGGAAGGGCCGGGCGGAACGTTCAGGGCAGGAAAGAAGGTGATTATCACCCGTGAACCTTTTCTTGACTGGTTTGAAGAGCGGATCAGCGAGCGAGTTTAAGCGGATCAGACAAGGCTGAAAACCACAAAAGCCCGACCGGGGGGACCGGAACGGGCTTTCTATGAGACTCTTTACAACCTGAAAACATCAACTCTTATAGGAAAAAATATGTCACAAAAACCTGAAAATGTCAACCTTGATATTGAAAATATTGAAGCAATGGTCAACGCCATAGTCGAGACGGAAAAAGAAACCTATCAGGATGAATGGAGTTTTGCCAGGGAATGCTTTCCCCGCTCTGATTTCCCCTGGGATGTTTTGCCCCACGGTATTGATGCCAGTCTGAAACAGTTGGCCCGGAGTTGCGCCACAAGCCCCTTGTCATTGCCTGGGGCTGCAATGACGATATTGTCAAGCACCATCGGCAGGAAGATTGACGTTTCCCCCAAACGGTCTTGGAAGGAACCGCTTATTTTTTGGATGGTGGACATAAGGGAGTCAGGGGAGGGGAAAACACATGCAGCAAGAAAGCTGTGTAACGTGCTGTATGATGCCCAAAGACAGGCCGACAAGGAATATGCCGAACGGTGTGAGGAAGAACAGGCGAAACCGCCAAAGGAGCGAAAGCCGGTTCCCAGGCCGAAAGGCTTTTACACAACAAGTCTGACTTTGGAGGGACTGAACCACGAATTATCGGGCCATCCGACAGGCGGAATTGTCGGCGTTTTTGATGAACTTTCAAGCTTTATCTCAGGGCAGAATCAGTACAAGAGCAAGGGCAGCGACCGGGAATCATGGTTGTGTCTGTGGGATGGAAAATCAGCGCGTATTATCCGGGCTGCTGCAAGTGTATCTATCACCGGATCGAGGGTGAATCTTTTCGGCGGTACACAGCCCAAAGTATGGAAGCAGATTTTTTCATCAGACAAGGGCATTTACCTGGATGACGGAACAGTCTTTCGGTTTCTTCCTGTTTATGGTGGCGGGGGGTATTGCCCTCTGACTGATGAATCATGGTCAGAAGAGAATCAGAAGGCGTGGGAAGATACGCTGTTATTTGCCCTGAAATGGGCAGGGAATCAGGAAGAGACAAAGAGCATTGTCTTTGATCAGGAGGCCCGGAACGCTCTTACAGACTGGCGTAATGACCTTTACGCAGACATGGACAGATTGCCGGAGCCTATCCGGGGGTTCATCCCGAAAACAATTTCATACGCTATCCGGTTTTCCGGGATTCTGCATTGTCTGGAATATTTCAGCATTAGGACCGAACCGGCCCCGGTTATCCCGGTTAAAACCGTTCAACAGGGAATCAGGACGGCGACGTTTTATATGGGGCAGACCGTGGACGCCATGAAAGCATTGCTGCATGATGAACCGCATCATGTGGGGCGTATCCCGGATGAACAGGCGCTCCGGCTGGCAAGCGCCCTTGAACGTCTCAGGCCGGATACTGACAACGACCGTTTGGCGGTCGGTTATATTCAGGAAGCCTACAACGCAGATTTACCCCCGGTGCGACAAATCAGAACGTCAAGGGCTATGGGCGGCATTATCCGTTCATGTGGTCTGGAAGTGAAACCAGGCAAACATAACGCAAACGGGAAACGGGCCGTGAAGTGCCTTTCATGGAATCAAAAAACAGAAACCTTCCTTAAACAAAGTCTGCAATGTCTGCAAAGTCTGCAAAGCCATAGCTGACAGGGGCTTACGGGATGCAGACATTAAAAACGCATGTCTGCAATGTCTGCATTTACAAGATTTTGTACCATTATTTGCAGACATTGCAGACATTGAAAAATAATGTCTGCATCCCCCGGAGCCTTGATAATCATAGGTTAGCAGACATTGCAGACATTGCAGACATTGTTTTTAAGGGAGGTTGAAAAATATGCTGATGAATCTCATTGAATCGGACGGAATTCAGGTCAGAAAACAGGCCGGAACGAACGGGGGAGAATATGCCGGGCCATGTCCTTTCTGTGGTGGTGAGGACCGTTTCAGGGTATGGCCGGAACAGGGCCGGTATTGGTGTCGGGTATGCGGGGCAAAAGGGGACGCCATACAATATCTGAGGGATAAGCACGGCAAAGGGTATCTGGAAGCCTGCCAGGGCCTGGGCATCGAACCTAAAAAATATCAGAATACCAAACACAACCATTCGGTTGTCAGGCCAAAAGAAGTTAGGGAAACCAAACATGGTAAATCTCAGGAATGGCAGAAGCAGGCCATGTCATTTCTGAAATGGAGTCAGGAACAGTTACAGGGCAACCAGAAGGCGCGGGAATATCTGGCAAGCAGGGGGATAAAAGACACATCTTTCTTTGGATGGAATCCCAAAGACATTTGGCAGGACCGGTCAAAGTGGGGGTTGCCACCGGAGACGAACCAGAAGACCGGAAAACCCAAAAAGGTTTGGTTGCCGTCCGGGATAGTCATTCCCTCCTTTGCCGGGGAACAGCTTGAACGGATCAGAATCAGGCGATCTGACACAGATCAGAATAAATATATCTGGGTATCAGGAAGCATCGGAAAGCCTCTGATACTTGGCCAGAACAGACAAGCATGGGTGATTGTGGAATCAGAGCTTGACGGGTATCTCATTCATCAGCACGCCGGGGACATAGTGTCTGTAATGGCGCTTGGAAGCGCACAACAAAAGCCGGATCAGATTTCTTTTGCCATGCTGATAAAGGCCGATATGGTGCTGATAGCCCTTGATACGGATGAAGCCGGGGCAAAGGGTTCAAGGAATTTCTGGGAGAATATGCCGAACGGCAAACGCTGGCCTGTTCCGGTCGGCAAAGATCCTGGGGAAATGTATCAGGCCGGAATACCTGTCAGGAAATGGATAGAGGCCGGGCTGAATAAACCCCAGCCAAAAGAAGCCGGTCAACCTGGGCAGCATGTCATATCCGTTATCACGGACAATTACCCGGCCTTTCAGGGATGGACAGCCAAAGAGTTACGGGCGTGGAAACGCTGTCTTGAATGTGATTGGTGCTGGAAAGAGAACGGTGTGCATATCTGTCTGAAACAAAAAGAAGCCCGGATTGACGTTGCGTTTAAGACTTGTAGTTTTCAGAGGCCATAAAAGGGAGTTTCTCCATAGTTTTCCCCTAAAAAGGGGCAGGCGGGGGGAAAAAACGCCGATGCTTTGCCCGGATCATCCGTGGCGAGTGTCAGGCGGTGTCAGATAAAAAATTATTTTTCTTTGGGCGGAATAAAGAGATTTTTCTTACAGAATTCACTTTCGGATGGGCTAAATTGATTTTTTAGGGATCATACAGGGATAAAACGGCATACAACTAAAAAAGGGCTTACAGCGAAAAGCTGTAAGCCCTTGATTTTATATGGTGGGCCGTGAAGGAATCGAACCTTCAACCTACTGATTAAGAGTCAGGTGCTCTGCCTGATTGAGCTAACGGCCCGTCGTCGGTATTTTGCCCCGACAAACGAGAGGGCTTGTACCAACTTTACACGGCCCTGTCAATTAAAAAATTTACTGAGACCACATTTTTTGTTTCTGCCTGCGCATTTTTCTCTTCTGCTTATCCCGGACGATATCCTTTTTCTTTTATCATGCCGGTCTTTTTTCTTCTTTTCAGGGTCTGGAAAATCAAGGATAAAGCTGCCGGGCGTCCCGGGTTTCTGCTCTTCCCTGGGCGTTTCCTTCTTTTTGGCCTCGGCCTTCTCCTTTGGCAGCGGCGGCGCGGTAAAACATCCCATGGGAATATATTCCGCCAGACAGAGCAATTCACCGGCCTGCCGGAACACCACACCGCTCTCCTCAGATCGCTCCACCTGAACGGTCAGCAAAACCGGGGCCGGATCAATGCGCCGCCCCATCCGCTCTGCCATTTCCTTCTGTGGAGAAAGGATCACCCAGGGATGGCCGCCCACCGGCGATATGCCCTCATGCACC
This window encodes:
- a CDS encoding RNA 2'-phosphotransferase, which produces MGQLKSPKKLAKFLAYVLGRRPDEFGLVPDPDGYVRIKDLLKAFSEEEGWRHVRRAALEEVILTLPDPPVEIDENRIRARVRDRMPTMGPVWDIPKLLYTCVRQKAHPVVVHEGISPVGGHPWVILSPQKEMAERMGRRIDPAPVLLTVQVERSEESGVVFRQAGELLCLAEYIPMGCFTAPPLPKEKAEAKKKETPREEQKPGTPGSFILDFPDPEKKKKDRHDKRKRISSGISRREKCAGRNKKCGLSKFFN
- a CDS encoding primase-helicase zinc-binding domain-containing protein, which produces MLMNLIESDGIQVRKQAGTNGGEYAGPCPFCGGEDRFRVWPEQGRYWCRVCGAKGDAIQYLRDKHGKGYLEACQGLGIEPKKYQNTKHNHSVVRPKEVRETKHGKSQEWQKQAMSFLKWSQEQLQGNQKAREYLASRGIKDTSFFGWNPKDIWQDRSKWGLPPETNQKTGKPKKVWLPSGIVIPSFAGEQLERIRIRRSDTDQNKYIWVSGSIGKPLILGQNRQAWVIVESELDGYLIHQHAGDIVSVMALGSAQQKPDQISFAMLIKADMVLIALDTDEAGAKGSRNFWENMPNGKRWPVPVGKDPGEMYQAGIPVRKWIEAGLNKPQPKEAGQPGQHVISVITDNYPAFQGWTAKELRAWKRCLECDWCWKENGVHICLKQKEARIDVAFKTCSFQRP
- a CDS encoding type IV secretory system conjugative DNA transfer family protein, producing MRQPADNIRFRAGLVSVAVLGLLTDYFISTFAAFCVVAGVAGSVMAWFAAGALIDLSCKLADASAAWNRARAERYSVHGGNGFYLSVDQKTGEMATFQRQRKAAPLTRIEADEQTAEAVPVMPQIAESLTLFIAGEQGAGKTTLLSHIAEDRANRGHDVLIIDSHGYDGKYGPFPICGAGRNYGEIDQAFSDLLGEMDERYQRYPDNYKTVSVLIDEFSLLFRKCRNAKEFLESGMTEFRKVGLRLVICTHSLQARYVNMKGGMDMMNGVEKLLLRYAQGERWGELSKYKGHVARCILPGPYVHGSGARHTGTGDLNPNKHRGERERHDNHDRYDAMTPDPCLIPDMNQDLYIFDPDPEPVRRVYESHREKMMVEMYEAGHSLNSIAKAVWGSSNGRRTKQIKGVLTQFKLL
- a CDS encoding DUF3987 domain-containing protein — protein: MSQKPENVNLDIENIEAMVNAIVETEKETYQDEWSFARECFPRSDFPWDVLPHGIDASLKQLARSCATSPLSLPGAAMTILSSTIGRKIDVSPKRSWKEPLIFWMVDIRESGEGKTHAARKLCNVLYDAQRQADKEYAERCEEEQAKPPKERKPVPRPKGFYTTSLTLEGLNHELSGHPTGGIVGVFDELSSFISGQNQYKSKGSDRESWLCLWDGKSARIIRAAASVSITGSRVNLFGGTQPKVWKQIFSSDKGIYLDDGTVFRFLPVYGGGGYCPLTDESWSEENQKAWEDTLLFALKWAGNQEETKSIVFDQEARNALTDWRNDLYADMDRLPEPIRGFIPKTISYAIRFSGILHCLEYFSIRTEPAPVIPVKTVQQGIRTATFYMGQTVDAMKALLHDEPHHVGRIPDEQALRLASALERLRPDTDNDRLAVGYIQEAYNADLPPVRQIRTSRAMGGIIRSCGLEVKPGKHNANGKRAVKCLSWNQKTETFLKQSLQCLQSLQSHS